The nucleotide sequence GCCGATGGGCCCCCGTCGCAGATCGCGGCCACGCCGAGCGCTCCCCCGCCCCCGCCCCCGCCCCCGCCGAGCCCGGCCGTGGCACCACCATGGCAGCAGCCGCCGGCACCCCAGTCGGCGGTGCCGCCGTCCCCGCCCGACGAGCCGAGCGAGCGGCCCCCGCTCTGGCTCAACCCGTAGTCCCGCCGGTCCCGGTCCCGACGCGGGCCGCCGCGGGAACAGCCGGCGACGGAACCGTCAACGTCGAAACCGCCGGTGTCGCGCCTGCCGACGACGAAACCGACGGCGTCGCGCCGATCAGGCCGGGGCGTCGCCTCCGGCATCGCCGACGGCAGGCTCGGCCGGCGCCGCGGGTGCCTCGGCCGCGGGTGCCTCGGCCGCGGGTGCCGCCGGTGCCGCGGCTTCGGCTGCGGGTGCCTCGCCTGCGGGTGCCGCCACCGGCCCGTCCGGAGCCCCCGCAGGGGCGACGCCGGCCGGGGCCTCCACGCCCTCGGGCGGGGTTCCGTGCTCGGCCACGTACTCCGCCCAGGCCGCCTGGGCCTCGGTCTCGGGCGTGAACTCCGTCCCGCCGTAGTCGAAGCCGATGTAGTTGCCCTGCTCGTCGTAGGCGTGCTCGCCGAAGGCCTCGCGGTACTCCTCGGAGACCTCGCCGCCCTCGGCCGCCTGCTTGATCGACAGGCTGATGCGCCGGCGCTGCAGGTCGATGTCGATGATCTTGACCCACAGCTCCTCGCCCGGGGTCACCACCTGCTCGGGGAGGTCGACGTGGTGCCCGGCCATCTCCGAGATGTGCACGAGGCCCTCGATGCCGTCGCCCACCTGCACGAAGGAGCCGAAGGGCACGAGCTTGGTGATCCGGCCGTAGACGAGCTCTCCCACCTGGTGGGTGTTGGCGAAGTCCTGCCACGGGTCGGTCTGCGTCGCCTTCAGCGAGAGGCTGATGCGCTCCTTGTCGAGGTCGACGTCGAGCACCTCGACCTCGACCTCGTCGCCCACCGAGACGACCGACGACGGGTGGTCGACGTGCTTCCAGGACAGCTCCGACACGTGGATCAGACCGTCCATGCCCCCGAGGTCGACGAAGGCGCCGAAGTTCACGACGGACGACACGGTGCCGCGCCGGCGCTCGCCCGGCTTCAGGTTCACGAGGAACTCGCCGCGCTGCTCCTTCTGGGTCTCCTCGAGCCACGCCCGGCGCGACAGCACGACGTTGTTGCGGTTCCGGTCGAGCTCGATGATCTTGGCCTCGATGGCCCGGCCCACGTAGGGCTGGAGCTCGCGGACGCGCCGCAGCTCGACGAGCGACGCCGGCAGGAAGCCGCGCAGGCCGATGTCGACGATCAGGCCGCCCTTGACCACTTCGATGACCGGGCCCTTCACGACGCCGTCGGACTCCTTGATCTTTTCGATGGTGCCCCACGCCCGCTCGTACTGGGCGCGCTTCTTGGACAGGACGAGGCGTCCCTCCTTGTCCTCCTTCTGGAGGACAAGGGCCTCGATGTGGTCACCGAGGCTGACGATCTCCGAGGGGTCGATGTCGTTACGGATGGAGAGCTCGCGCGACGGGATGACGCCCTCGGACTTGAAGCCGATGTCGAGCAGGACCTCGTCCCTGTCGATCTTCACGACCTTGCCCTCGACGATGTCGCCGTCGTCGAAGTCGACGATGGTGGCGTCGATGGCCTCTTCGAGCGAAGCGCCGCCCAGGTCGTCCTCCACGATCGCCCGGGGGACGTAGGCCCCGGTCTCGTCGAAGGACCCCATGGGGGTGCCGGAGAGCAGTGCGGTGGCGCCGGGTACCTCACCGGCCGCCGCGGCGGGTGTCACCGCCGGGTCAACTGTGCCGGTGGAACCGGCAGCGTCGTCGGGCATGAACTTCGGAACTCGCTTTCGGGAAAAGGGCACCGCACGCCTCGAGAGGGCGTGCGGGTGGCCACCGGCGGCGACCGGTCGACAAGCCTAGCAACAACCGTCCTGAGCTGCGCCGGTGGCGCATCGGGGCACGTCCGCGATCAGGCCTTGGCGTCCGCCCACGACGCGCCCCACGATGCCGACACCTCGAGCGGCACGGCCAGCTCGGCGGCGTCGGCGACACCGGCCATGACCGTGGGCACCAGGTCCCCGGTGACCGCTTCCTCGTCGGCGGGCACCTCCACCAGCACCTCGTCGTGCACCTGCAGGACGACGCGTGCCGCCAGCCGCTTCTCCTCGAAGGCGACGTCGAGGCGCACCAGGGCCACCTTGAACAGGTCGGCGGCGAGCCCCTGGATGCCGGCGTTCATGGCCTGGCGCTCGGCCGCCATGCGCAGGTTGCGGTTCGGCGAGTGCAGGTCCGGCAGCGGCCGGCGCCGGCCGAAGAGCGTCTCGGTGTACCCGCGCGAGCGCGCCTCGGCCACGGTCGTGTCCATGTAGGCCCGCACGGCGGGGAAGGCCTCGAAGTAGGCGTCCAGGATGACCTGGGCCTCGGACGGCTCGATCGACAGGCGCTGGGCCAGCCCGTAGGCCTCCATGCCATAGGCCAGCCCGTAGGAGACCATCTTGGCCCGGTTGCGCTGGGCCGTGGTCACGTCCTCGGGCATCACGCCGAAGACGCGCGCCGCCGTGGTGCGGTGGATGTCCTGCCCCGTGGCGAACGCGGTCACCAGCCCCGGGTCGTGCGACAGGTGGGCGATGACGCGCAGCTCGATCTGGTCGTAGTCGGCGACGAGCAGCCGGCAGCCGTCGGCGGGGATGAACGCCTTGCGCAGACGCCGCCCCTCCTCGGTGCGGACGGGGATGTTGTGGAGGTTCGGCCGGTCCGACGACAGCCGGCCGGTGCGGGCCACCGTCTGGTGGAACGTGGCGTGGATGCGGCCGTCGTCGCCCACCTCGGCGAGCAGGCTCTCGCCGTAGGTGGAACGGAGCTTCTCCACCTCCCGGTACCGCAGCAGCGTGTCGACGACGGGATGCTGGCCCCGCAGCTTCTCGAGGGTGATGGCGTCGGTCGAGAAGCCCGTCTTCGTCTTGCGCCCCGGCGTGAGGCCCAGACGGTCGTAGAGCACGGCGCGCAGCTGCGGCGTGGAGTTCACGTTGAACGTCTCCCCCGCCAGCTCGTGGATCTGCGCCTCGAGCCGGGCGCACTCGGCGACCAGCCCGTCGGCGATGCGGCGCAGCTCCTCGGCGTCGACGCGGATCCCCGCCACCTCCATGCGGGCGAGCACGCGCACGAGCGGGCGTTCGACCTCGTCGTGCAGGCGCACGAGCCCGGCGCGGGCCAGGGCGGCGC is from Acidimicrobiales bacterium and encodes:
- the rpsA gene encoding 30S ribosomal protein S1; amino-acid sequence: MTPAAAAGEVPGATALLSGTPMGSFDETGAYVPRAIVEDDLGGASLEEAIDATIVDFDDGDIVEGKVVKIDRDEVLLDIGFKSEGVIPSRELSIRNDIDPSEIVSLGDHIEALVLQKEDKEGRLVLSKKRAQYERAWGTIEKIKESDGVVKGPVIEVVKGGLIVDIGLRGFLPASLVELRRVRELQPYVGRAIEAKIIELDRNRNNVVLSRRAWLEETQKEQRGEFLVNLKPGERRRGTVSSVVNFGAFVDLGGMDGLIHVSELSWKHVDHPSSVVSVGDEVEVEVLDVDLDKERISLSLKATQTDPWQDFANTHQVGELVYGRITKLVPFGSFVQVGDGIEGLVHISEMAGHHVDLPEQVVTPGEELWVKIIDIDLQRRRISLSIKQAAEGGEVSEEYREAFGEHAYDEQGNYIGFDYGGTEFTPETEAQAAWAEYVAEHGTPPEGVEAPAGVAPAGAPDGPVAAPAGEAPAAEAAAPAAPAAEAPAAEAPAAPAEPAVGDAGGDAPA